The following are encoded together in the uncultured Sphaerochaeta sp. genome:
- a CDS encoding TRAP transporter large permease: MDTNTTAVLILVGSFAVMLICRFPIAFAIGISSVLTTMFLGLPLMQIAQLMVKGVNVFTLMAVPFFIIAGELMGAGGISKRLIALSDALVGWVRGGLAMVNIVASLFFGGISGSSTADTASLGTILIPMMRDQGYDDEFSTNVTMCSSVEGLLLPPSHNMVMYAMVAGSVSVGRLFLGGILPGLILGFALMVYSYVLSVKRNYPKGDAFSLRHALLTLKDAIWGLITVLIVVFGVVSGVFTATESAAIAVVWAMIVSAFVYKELTLRKMWRLIERSLGTLAIVMILISTSQVFGWLLTYLRLPEMVASGILGLTDNKIVIMMILNLLMLFLGTIMDMSAIILVATPILLPIAIECGMDPVHFGVVMILNLGIGLITPPVGGTLFVGSAVSGVPIEKLIKTLLPFLAVMVIVLIIITYVPGLIMFLPNLFLPVIG, encoded by the coding sequence ATGGATACCAATACCACTGCTGTTTTAATTCTCGTAGGGAGCTTTGCCGTGATGTTGATCTGCAGGTTTCCCATCGCCTTTGCTATTGGCATCTCCAGTGTGCTTACCACCATGTTCCTGGGGCTTCCTTTAATGCAGATAGCCCAGTTGATGGTCAAGGGAGTGAATGTCTTTACCCTTATGGCTGTACCGTTCTTCATTATCGCTGGAGAGCTCATGGGTGCTGGTGGAATCTCAAAACGATTGATTGCTCTCAGTGATGCATTGGTCGGTTGGGTCCGCGGTGGGCTTGCCATGGTCAATATTGTTGCATCCCTGTTCTTTGGAGGAATCTCTGGTTCATCAACCGCTGATACAGCTTCTCTCGGTACCATCTTGATTCCCATGATGAGGGACCAAGGGTATGATGATGAGTTCTCCACTAATGTTACGATGTGTTCTTCCGTGGAAGGCTTGCTGTTGCCCCCCAGTCATAACATGGTCATGTATGCCATGGTGGCTGGTAGTGTGTCGGTTGGACGACTGTTTCTTGGGGGAATTCTCCCTGGTTTGATTCTTGGTTTTGCTTTAATGGTTTATAGTTATGTACTCAGTGTCAAACGAAACTATCCAAAGGGCGATGCGTTCAGCTTACGTCATGCTCTCTTGACACTCAAGGATGCCATATGGGGGTTGATAACGGTCCTCATTGTTGTCTTTGGTGTAGTAAGTGGTGTGTTTACTGCTACTGAAAGTGCTGCTATTGCCGTTGTTTGGGCGATGATCGTCAGTGCATTTGTCTACAAGGAACTGACCTTGAGAAAAATGTGGCGTCTTATCGAACGTTCTCTGGGTACCCTTGCAATCGTTATGATCCTCATCTCTACCAGTCAGGTGTTTGGTTGGTTGTTGACCTACCTGAGGTTGCCTGAGATGGTTGCGAGCGGAATCCTTGGATTAACTGACAACAAGATAGTGATCATGATGATCCTCAACTTGTTGATGTTGTTCTTGGGTACGATCATGGATATGTCCGCCATCATCTTGGTTGCAACCCCAATCCTCTTACCGATAGCAATCGAGTGTGGTATGGATCCAGTGCATTTTGGTGTTGTCATGATCTTGAACTTGGGTATCGGTCTGATCACGCCTCCCGTTGGTGGAACCTTGTTTGTGGGTTCAGCCGTCTCGGGTGTGCCTATCGAGAAGCTGATAAAGACACTGCTACCTTTCCTCGCCGTTATGGTTATTGTTCTCATCATCATAACGTATGTGCCAGGCTTGATTATGTTCTTGCCCAACTTGTTCCTGCCGGTTATTGGATAA
- a CDS encoding alpha/beta hydrolase produces MEQFTCPFSSATVEYERTTGAHSVVLICPGGAYQWLSPREMWPVAHAFQENGFSVAVLQYTVGKQLGSLPMREASWAIAAIKEQSPGQSVVLIGFSAGGHLAASVAVHAERMQLAAPDALVLCYPVISAGKIGHVQSMENLGEAPEPDFFSLEKWVHAKVAPTFLWHTAEDMEVPVQNSLAFAEALAEANVPFALHVYPHGVHGLSLATKEVEELEKARFADAQVASWFTLCLQWLGDLIEGEGNEIVE; encoded by the coding sequence ATGGAACAGTTTACGTGTCCGTTCTCTTCAGCCACGGTCGAATATGAGCGGACAACCGGTGCTCACAGTGTTGTGCTCATCTGCCCAGGGGGTGCCTATCAGTGGCTTTCCCCTAGGGAGATGTGGCCGGTTGCTCATGCATTCCAGGAGAATGGGTTTAGTGTTGCTGTGCTGCAGTATACTGTGGGAAAACAGCTGGGGAGTCTTCCCATGAGAGAAGCCTCCTGGGCGATTGCAGCGATCAAGGAACAGAGTCCAGGACAGAGCGTTGTATTGATAGGGTTTTCTGCCGGGGGGCATCTCGCTGCCAGTGTTGCAGTACATGCAGAGCGAATGCAGCTTGCAGCTCCTGATGCCCTGGTCCTGTGTTACCCTGTCATCAGTGCAGGCAAGATAGGGCATGTGCAAAGTATGGAGAATTTAGGAGAAGCACCAGAACCCGATTTTTTCTCACTTGAGAAGTGGGTTCATGCCAAGGTAGCCCCTACATTTCTCTGGCATACCGCAGAAGATATGGAGGTTCCAGTCCAAAATAGCTTGGCGTTTGCTGAAGCACTTGCCGAGGCCAACGTACCCTTTGCGTTGCATGTGTATCCCCATGGAGTACATGGGCTTTCCTTGGCTACCAAGGAAGTCGAAGAGCTTGAGAAAGCCAGATTTGCAGATGCGCAAGTTGCATCATGGTTTACGCTCTGCCTACAGTGGTTGGGCGATTTGATTGAAGGAGAAGGGAATGAAATTGTGGAATAA
- a CDS encoding RraA family protein, whose translation MKLWNNEAEMFALMKEKLYTPVVGDILDVMGYTHQFLPQEIRPLRDDMKLAGKAMTVLMIDVFGPQKKPFGLLTEALDQLKEYEIYLATGGSKRCAYWGELLTATARTRKAVGAVVNGWHRDTPQVLEQNWPVFSCGCYAQDSSVRTQVVDFRCPIEIGQVTINDGDLLFGDVDGVLAIPRDIAEEVIIKSLEKASGEKVVRKAIEEGMSATAAFEKFGIL comes from the coding sequence ATGAAATTGTGGAATAATGAGGCTGAGATGTTTGCCTTGATGAAAGAGAAGCTGTATACACCGGTTGTTGGTGATATTCTTGATGTCATGGGGTATACCCACCAGTTTTTGCCCCAAGAGATCAGACCTTTGCGTGATGATATGAAGTTGGCAGGGAAAGCCATGACTGTGCTGATGATTGATGTTTTTGGTCCGCAGAAGAAACCGTTTGGTTTGCTTACTGAAGCCTTGGATCAACTCAAGGAATATGAGATTTACCTTGCTACCGGTGGGTCCAAACGTTGTGCGTACTGGGGTGAGCTGCTCACAGCCACCGCTCGTACTCGCAAAGCTGTAGGGGCAGTGGTGAATGGTTGGCACCGTGATACTCCCCAAGTCCTAGAACAGAACTGGCCTGTTTTTTCTTGTGGTTGTTATGCCCAGGATAGCAGTGTTCGCACCCAAGTCGTTGATTTTCGTTGTCCCATTGAGATCGGGCAAGTAACCATCAATGATGGTGATTTGCTGTTTGGGGATGTTGATGGCGTGCTAGCCATACCTCGGGATATAGCAGAGGAAGTAATTATCAAATCATTGGAGAAAGCCAGTGGTGAGAAGGTTGTACGGAAGGCTATCGAAGAGGGGATGAGCGCAACTGCAGCGTTCGAAAAGTTTGGAATTCTCTAG
- a CDS encoding UxaA family hydrolase → MQKAFQIGSEDTVATCLTEVVEGPVSLNHDASIQQLEAIEAIPVGHKIALKEIKRGEPVLKYSVVIGAASEDIQKGSWVHLHNMKSCYDERSSHLDVHTGAPQDIQYE, encoded by the coding sequence ATGCAAAAAGCTTTTCAAATCGGTTCTGAGGATACAGTAGCCACGTGCTTGACTGAGGTGGTCGAGGGGCCTGTTTCTTTGAATCATGACGCTTCGATTCAGCAACTCGAGGCAATAGAGGCGATTCCTGTAGGACACAAGATTGCATTGAAAGAGATCAAGAGAGGGGAACCTGTCTTGAAGTATTCAGTTGTAATCGGTGCAGCCAGCGAGGATATCCAGAAGGGTAGTTGGGTTCATTTGCATAACATGAAGAGCTGTTATGATGAACGTTCCAGCCATCTGGATGTGCACACCGGAGCGCCACAGGATATACAGTACGAATGA
- a CDS encoding UxaA family hydrolase, with protein sequence MDLETMTFSGYKRRNGRLGIRNRVLVIYTVECAAFVAQKIALQSNNLDVECIGFEGCTDNEYAVRMLISMIRHPNIGAVLTVGLGCEYIQPQWLAEIAEQEGKPADWFFIQQSGGTSASIEKGLTIVERMLNELEHTERSPMGLKDLVIGAECGGSDYTSGLAGNVVVGNFFDFLVDAGGTAIFEEIVEAIGLGDLLAARAADEEARQAIVCTYKKALDYCKSVRQYSVSPGNFAGGLSTIEEKSMGAVIKSGSRPISGVLKVSQKVPYPGLWLLDSTPDPHWMQFGITNPNDNEGLMDLISCGAHITFLVTGRGTVVGSAVAPVIKITGNSATYKKMESDMDFDAGKVLSGICSQQELAQELAGMVVKIASGELTKSEALGHKEYFIPYKYQEKEVVLRACEQ encoded by the coding sequence ATGGATTTAGAAACGATGACTTTCTCTGGCTATAAACGTAGGAATGGTAGATTGGGTATCCGAAACCGGGTATTGGTGATCTACACAGTGGAGTGTGCTGCCTTCGTTGCACAGAAGATTGCCTTACAGTCGAATAATCTTGATGTTGAATGCATAGGCTTCGAGGGTTGTACCGATAATGAGTATGCCGTGAGGATGCTTATCTCCATGATTCGCCATCCAAATATCGGGGCTGTGCTGACAGTCGGTCTTGGATGTGAATACATCCAACCACAGTGGTTGGCTGAAATAGCTGAACAGGAGGGCAAGCCAGCCGATTGGTTCTTCATTCAGCAATCTGGTGGAACCTCTGCTTCCATAGAAAAAGGATTGACGATCGTAGAACGTATGCTCAACGAGCTGGAGCATACTGAACGTTCCCCTATGGGGCTGAAAGACCTGGTCATCGGGGCAGAGTGTGGAGGATCGGATTATACCAGTGGCTTGGCAGGGAATGTGGTAGTTGGTAATTTCTTCGATTTCCTCGTGGATGCTGGTGGAACGGCCATTTTTGAGGAGATTGTTGAAGCAATCGGATTGGGTGACCTCCTTGCAGCAAGAGCTGCGGATGAGGAAGCGAGACAAGCGATTGTCTGCACCTATAAGAAGGCCTTGGATTATTGCAAATCGGTACGTCAGTACTCGGTGAGCCCAGGTAATTTTGCCGGTGGCCTTTCCACAATAGAAGAGAAAAGTATGGGGGCGGTTATCAAGAGCGGGAGTCGGCCTATTAGCGGCGTGCTTAAGGTAAGCCAGAAAGTACCATACCCTGGTCTATGGTTGCTGGATTCTACCCCAGACCCACATTGGATGCAATTCGGTATTACGAATCCCAATGACAATGAAGGACTGATGGATCTTATCAGTTGTGGGGCTCATATTACGTTCTTGGTGACAGGAAGAGGAACAGTGGTCGGTAGTGCTGTCGCCCCTGTTATCAAGATTACGGGAAATAGTGCCACCTATAAGAAAATGGAATCTGATATGGATTTTGATGCAGGGAAGGTCCTATCTGGAATATGTAGTCAACAAGAGCTTGCACAGGAGCTTGCTGGAATGGTTGTAAAGATTGCTTCCGGGGAACTCACAAAAAGTGAAGCTCTTGGACATAAGGAGTACTTCATTCCTTATAAATATCAGGAAAAAGAAGTAGTACTGCGCGCTTGTGAACAATAA
- a CDS encoding SDR family NAD(P)-dependent oxidoreductase, with protein sequence MNEMYSLEGRCAVVTGGSTGLGLATTRALVASGAKVLVLSFEAKEQASEALAEFGDRVAFYQFDITDTDNTPALVETLIAEHGPITILVNNAGNHCKKPIEEMSVDEYQKVLDVHLVGAFALTKALVPHMKAQKLGSIIFMASMTSYIGQPAVAGYSTAKAGILGLVHTLATECGPENVRINAVAPGWIDTPMFHKATDNDPPRLSKILGRIPMNRVGDPMDIGMAVSFLSSEAARYINGICLPVDGGALIGF encoded by the coding sequence ATGAATGAAATGTATTCTCTCGAGGGTAGATGTGCCGTAGTTACCGGTGGCTCGACTGGATTGGGCCTTGCGACAACCCGTGCATTGGTTGCAAGTGGTGCAAAGGTCCTGGTGTTGAGTTTTGAGGCCAAGGAACAAGCCTCCGAGGCGTTGGCGGAGTTCGGGGACCGTGTGGCGTTTTATCAGTTCGATATCACTGACACAGACAATACACCAGCATTGGTGGAGACCTTGATCGCTGAGCATGGCCCTATCACCATATTGGTCAATAATGCAGGTAACCATTGCAAGAAACCTATTGAAGAGATGAGTGTGGATGAATACCAGAAAGTGCTCGATGTCCATCTTGTAGGTGCCTTTGCATTGACCAAGGCGTTGGTTCCCCATATGAAAGCACAAAAGCTTGGAAGCATCATCTTTATGGCCAGTATGACCAGCTATATTGGACAACCTGCCGTGGCCGGTTATTCCACTGCCAAGGCTGGTATTCTAGGGCTGGTACATACCCTTGCAACTGAATGCGGTCCGGAGAATGTTCGTATCAATGCGGTGGCTCCAGGATGGATTGACACTCCCATGTTCCATAAGGCTACTGATAACGATCCTCCCCGGCTCAGCAAGATTCTTGGGCGGATCCCGATGAACAGGGTGGGCGATCCTATGGACATCGGTATGGCAGTTTCTTTCTTGAGCAGCGAGGCGGCAAGATACATCAATGGGATTTGTTTACCCGTTGATGGTGGTGCGCTTATCGGATTCTAG